Within the Hypericibacter adhaerens genome, the region GAGATAGGCGGTCCGCACGCTGGGATCGTCGAGAAGCTCGCGGCCCTTGCCCTCGAGCACGATCCGGCCGCGGTCGAGCACGTAAGCGTGGTCCGCCAGCCGGAGCGCCATACGGGCGTTTTGCTCGACCAGGATGATGGTACGCCCAGCGGCCCGCAGCTCGTTCAGGACCCGTACGATCTCCTGGCACATCACGGGCGACAGCCCGAGCGAAGGCTCGTCCAGCACCAGGAGCTTGGGATTGCCCATCAAGGCGCGGCCGATAGCCAGCATCTGCTGCTCGCCTCCGCTCATCGAACCTGCGAGCTGGCGCTGCCGACGACGAAGGATGGGGAAACGCTCGAACACCGCTTCGAGATTGCGCGCCAACGAGGCCCTATCGCGGTTGAGATAGCCGCCCATCTCGAGATTTTCCAGCACCGTCATGAATGGGAAGATCTCGCGACCCTCGGGCACGTGAGCAAGGCCGAGGCCGGCGATATGGTGGGCTGCCAGGCCCTCGATCGCCTTGCCCTCCAACCGCACGGAGCCGGAGCGCAGCTGCTTCAACCCGGTGAGGGTACGCAGGGTCGTGGTCTTGCCGGCGCCATTGGCCCCGATCAGGCTGACGATCTCGCCGGCGCGGACATCGAAGGAGATGCCGCGCACGACCGCGGTCTTATCGTAGTCAGCGACGAGATCACGCACCTCAAGCATGAGCCGCTACTCTCTGTGCGTCCTCGTCAAGACCGAGATAGGCCTCGATCACAGCCGGATTGGCGGCGATCTCGACCGGGC harbors:
- a CDS encoding ABC transporter ATP-binding protein; amino-acid sequence: MLEVRDLVADYDKTAVVRGISFDVRAGEIVSLIGANGAGKTTTLRTLTGLKQLRSGSVRLEGKAIEGLAAHHIAGLGLAHVPEGREIFPFMTVLENLEMGGYLNRDRASLARNLEAVFERFPILRRRQRQLAGSMSGGEQQMLAIGRALMGNPKLLVLDEPSLGLSPVMCQEIVRVLNELRAAGRTIILVEQNARMALRLADHAYVLDRGRIVLEGKGRELLDDPSVRTAYLGLAPASS